TGGGCCGCCCTTTCGCCGCCACGCGGCGAGGTGTCTGATCCGACGGTTTAACGGTGTGATCCTTTCGCATGAATGGAAGGAAGCGTTACGGGACAAGGTCGTCACGGGAGCGCCAGGACCATGTCCGCGGTCCGAGCAGCAATAGAGCGATCGCAAGCTTCGATCACGGAGTTAAGCCGGGAGCCTGGGATCAATCCCGAAAAGGTTGCACGGTGGCGCAATCTGCCGGCGCGATCAGGCCCCGCGCGGCAGCCAGGCGCATCATATCGCTGTCGGCGGAGGCGATTTTTCATGATACCCCATTGACTCGGGCAGCCAAGGGCTTAAAAGGCGGGCTTCAAGGATTTCACGGGTTGGCCCGACCACCCGCCCGAACGAGACAACTGGAGTAACGAAAATGGCGAAGCCGACGACGATCAAAATCCGTCTGAACTCGACCGCGGACACGGGCCACTTCTACGTGACCAAGAAGAACGCACGCACCATGACCGAGAAGATGGTCGTAAAGAAATACGACCCGGTCGCGCGCAAGCACGTCGAGTACAAGGAAGGCAAGATCAAGTAAGACCTTCCGAAGACCGAAAGATGCGAAAGCCGCGTGACCCGAGAGGGAAGCGCGGTTTTTCAGTTTGACGACCAGGCAACCCTCTCCCCCCCGACGCGCCGCCTGCGGGGCAGGCAGCCGAACCCGGCCAGGACGGCCGACAACAGGAGAGAGACGA
The nucleotide sequence above comes from Celeribacter indicus. Encoded proteins:
- the rpmG gene encoding 50S ribosomal protein L33; this translates as MAKPTTIKIRLNSTADTGHFYVTKKNARTMTEKMVVKKYDPVARKHVEYKEGKIK